The following coding sequences are from one SAR86 cluster bacterium window:
- a CDS encoding phosphoglycerate dehydrogenase, protein MNFKVKTYNAIAETGISLLNESKFDVSEELKSPDALLLRSFKLTEEDIESSLKAIARAGAGVNNVPVQQCSKNGVVVFNTPGANANAVKEIVLAALLLSSRGIYSGANYINAIDGVDATNLKGHIEQGKKNFKGRELKDATLGVIGMGAIGAKVADMGVMLGMEVIGYDPAISVEAAWKLPNLVARREDIETVFSESDYLTLHIPAIEETKNLVNEDLLIKAKKGLKLINFARDEIVDSTAVIKSLDAGKLGGYVTDFADLDLIDRAKSHGDVIILPHIGASTRQAEENCSLMAAEQLIDFLENGNIKNSVNFPELIEPRRSKFRITLSNNNIAGMIGQMTTILAENNLNILNMVNKSKGEIAYNVIDVDSEPSKSVIEGLSKLDGVITVRILSDG, encoded by the coding sequence ATGAATTTTAAAGTAAAAACATACAATGCAATAGCTGAAACTGGCATTTCTCTTTTAAATGAATCTAAATTTGACGTCTCAGAAGAGCTTAAATCGCCGGACGCATTATTACTAAGAAGTTTTAAATTGACTGAAGAAGATATAGAAAGTTCGCTCAAAGCTATTGCGAGAGCCGGGGCGGGAGTAAATAATGTTCCTGTTCAGCAGTGTTCAAAAAATGGTGTTGTTGTCTTTAATACACCTGGTGCGAATGCAAATGCAGTAAAAGAGATTGTCTTAGCTGCTTTGCTACTATCTTCTAGAGGCATCTATAGCGGAGCAAATTATATAAATGCTATTGACGGAGTAGATGCAACGAATTTAAAAGGCCATATAGAACAAGGAAAGAAAAATTTTAAGGGAAGAGAGCTTAAAGACGCTACTCTGGGTGTAATTGGTATGGGTGCAATTGGAGCTAAGGTTGCGGACATGGGGGTTATGTTGGGAATGGAAGTTATTGGCTACGATCCTGCAATATCGGTAGAAGCGGCATGGAAACTACCAAATTTAGTCGCAAGAAGAGAAGATATTGAAACGGTTTTTTCGGAATCTGATTACTTAACTCTTCATATACCTGCCATTGAAGAAACCAAAAACTTGGTTAATGAAGATCTACTAATTAAAGCTAAAAAAGGTTTAAAATTAATCAACTTTGCTAGAGATGAAATTGTTGACTCAACTGCAGTTATAAAGTCTCTTGATGCAGGAAAATTGGGGGGCTATGTTACTGATTTTGCTGATTTGGATTTAATTGATAGGGCTAAATCTCATGGCGACGTGATAATTCTTCCACATATCGGAGCTAGCACTCGTCAAGCGGAAGAAAATTGCTCTTTAATGGCAGCAGAACAACTTATTGATTTTTTAGAAAACGGAAATATAAAAAATTCCGTTAATTTTCCCGAGTTAATTGAACCAAGAAGGTCCAAGTTTCGAATTACTCTTTCAAACAATAATATTGCAGGAATGATTGGACAGATGACAACGATTCTTGCTGAAAATAACTTAAATATCTTAAATATGGTGAATAAAAGTAAAGGGGAGATCGCCTACAATGTCATAGATGTAGATTCTGAGCCTTCAAAAAGTGTAATAGAAGGTTTATCAAAACTAGACGGAGTCATTACAGTGAGGATTCTCAGTGATGGATAA
- a CDS encoding SDR family oxidoreductase → MSIRFDGKVAIVTGAGGGLGRCHALDLASRGAKVVVNDLGGSVDGTGGSLSAAEKVVEEIKAAGGEAISNGASVTDMSQVEEMVKQTMDTWGRIDILVNNAGILRDKSFSKVTDEDFRLVLEVHLMGTVNCTKAVWDIMKEQSYGRILVTSSSSGVYGNFGQTNYGAAKMGVLGLINTLKLEGAKYNIKCNGLTPVAGTRMTEDLMPPEVLEKLQPDCVSPAVTFMVSEDAPTGVVMAAGAGVFARIMTFETMGINLGTGDEMNAENIAENWEKISDMADARPCTEGNSQTVKIFELIGKS, encoded by the coding sequence ATGTCTATAAGATTTGATGGGAAAGTTGCGATCGTAACAGGAGCCGGCGGAGGTTTAGGAAGGTGTCACGCTTTAGATTTAGCCTCAAGAGGGGCGAAGGTAGTTGTAAATGATTTAGGTGGATCTGTTGATGGAACCGGAGGGTCTTTGTCAGCAGCTGAAAAAGTCGTTGAGGAAATTAAAGCTGCAGGGGGCGAAGCCATTTCAAATGGAGCAAGTGTTACAGATATGAGCCAAGTTGAAGAAATGGTTAAGCAAACTATGGACACTTGGGGAAGAATAGATATTTTGGTAAATAATGCTGGAATACTTCGCGATAAAAGCTTTTCTAAAGTTACCGATGAAGACTTCAGACTAGTTTTGGAAGTTCATTTAATGGGGACTGTCAATTGTACAAAAGCAGTTTGGGACATTATGAAAGAACAAAGTTATGGAAGAATTTTAGTTACGTCCTCATCTAGTGGCGTGTATGGAAATTTTGGCCAAACAAATTATGGTGCAGCTAAAATGGGAGTTCTTGGTTTGATAAACACACTAAAACTAGAAGGAGCAAAATATAATATCAAGTGTAATGGGCTTACCCCAGTTGCGGGAACAAGAATGACAGAAGATCTAATGCCACCAGAAGTTTTAGAGAAACTTCAACCCGATTGTGTAAGTCCAGCAGTAACTTTTATGGTTTCTGAAGATGCTCCAACCGGAGTTGTTATGGCTGCTGGGGCTGGGGTTTTTGCAAGAATAATGACTTTTGAAACAATGGGTATAAACTTAGGAACTGGCGATGAAATGAACGCCGAGAATATTGCTGAAAATTGGGAAAAAATTTCAGATATGGCAGATGCTAGGCCTTGCACTGAAGGTAATAGTCAAACTGTGAAAATCTTTGAATTGATAGGCAAATCTTAA
- a CDS encoding succinate dehydrogenase assembly factor 2 → MRRSIEEAKFRSRRGLNELDLVLEPFSKQALNNLSEDELDLYLELMSWEDNDLADVILYGKRCESEKLQSITLKIINFFDEI, encoded by the coding sequence ATGAGGAGATCAATAGAAGAAGCTAAATTTAGAAGTCGGCGAGGACTTAATGAGCTAGATTTGGTGCTTGAGCCTTTTTCTAAGCAGGCGCTGAATAACTTGTCTGAGGATGAGCTGGATCTTTATCTAGAGCTAATGTCTTGGGAAGACAATGATCTAGCAGATGTAATATTGTATGGAAAAAGGTGTGAAAGCGAGAAACTTCAGTCTATAACTTTAAAAATAATTAATTTTTTTGATGAAATTTAG
- a CDS encoding uracil-DNA glycosylase, which translates to MVLNLPKNWEYFLKGRDVEKSLLSIKSLLEKEKKLGKEIYPSTENIFRALELVSPGDVKVVVVGQDPYHDINQANGLAFSVNKNNTIPPSLKNIYSEIKRDLNSETLQTGDLTQIAKQGVLFLNSVLTVEAHKPGSHVNIGWQEITDSIISLLSSEKNIVFMLWGNFAQLKEKFIDLNSNLVLKTSHPSPLSAYRGFTGSRPFSKSNKFLKSKGKRIIDWSL; encoded by the coding sequence ATGGTTTTAAATCTGCCAAAAAATTGGGAATACTTTTTGAAAGGAAGAGATGTAGAAAAGTCACTGCTATCAATTAAATCCTTATTAGAGAAAGAAAAAAAATTAGGAAAGGAAATTTATCCAAGCACTGAAAATATATTTCGAGCTTTGGAGTTAGTAAGCCCAGGAGATGTCAAAGTAGTTGTTGTAGGTCAAGATCCTTATCATGATATTAATCAAGCAAATGGGCTGGCCTTTTCAGTTAATAAAAATAATACGATTCCACCCTCACTGAAAAATATTTATAGTGAAATCAAAAGAGATCTTAACTCTGAGACATTGCAAACTGGAGATCTAACTCAAATTGCAAAACAAGGCGTCTTATTTTTGAATTCCGTGTTAACAGTAGAGGCTCATAAACCTGGTTCACATGTAAATATAGGATGGCAAGAAATTACTGACTCTATAATTTCTCTTTTGAGTTCAGAAAAAAATATTGTATTTATGCTTTGGGGAAATTTTGCCCAGTTAAAAGAAAAATTTATAGATTTAAATTCTAATCTTGTTCTTAAAACATCCCATCCTTCACCCTTATCGGCTTATCGAGGCTTTACAGGGTCTCGACCTTTTAGCAAAAGTAATAAATTTTTAAAATCCAAAGGAAAAAGGATCATTGACTGGAGTTTGTAG
- the glpK gene encoding glycerol kinase GlpK, with amino-acid sequence MGNYFLAIDQGTTSTRTVLYGSNFTALDQNQIEIRQYYPRPGYVEHDAQEIWDKTFSTVSSLLEKNGLDASQIISIGITNQRETIVGWDQKTGKPIGRAIVWQDKRTTDYCKTLQNQGVEKEVIEKTGLLLDPYFSASKLRWLNDNFKEEIVNKNILFGTIDTFLLWKLTKGDVYATDVSNAARTSLFNISTLDWDQDLIKLFELEKINLPEIKKNADDFGSTTLFGGDIKISGMAGDQQAALFGQTCFEAGDIKSTYGTGCFLILNTGNQILRSQNKLLTTIGYKIDQEVVYALEGSIFIAGALIQWLRDKMKFFISAPESEGLAKIANENSELIIVPSFTGLGAPFWNPDIKGSIHGISLDTTQQDIILASLEAIAFQSKDLIEAIKQDGAEINSIKIDGGMANNDFFVQILSDVLDLSVQRPKNIESTALGAAFFAGIGSGHVKFNELPDIWKRDKIFNSEKSYDAKYASYLKALNASINK; translated from the coding sequence ATGGGAAATTACTTTTTAGCTATCGACCAAGGCACAACAAGCACAAGAACGGTGCTTTACGGTTCAAATTTTACCGCACTAGACCAAAACCAAATTGAGATAAGACAATACTATCCAAGACCAGGGTATGTCGAACATGATGCCCAAGAAATATGGGATAAAACATTTTCCACAGTCTCCTCACTGTTAGAGAAGAATGGACTGGATGCATCACAGATAATATCAATTGGTATTACCAACCAAAGAGAAACGATTGTCGGTTGGGACCAAAAAACGGGCAAACCGATCGGGAGAGCAATAGTTTGGCAAGATAAAAGGACAACAGATTATTGTAAGACTCTTCAAAATCAAGGCGTTGAGAAGGAAGTAATTGAAAAAACCGGATTGTTACTTGACCCATATTTTTCTGCTTCAAAATTAAGATGGCTAAACGACAACTTTAAAGAAGAAATTGTTAATAAAAATATTTTATTTGGAACCATTGATACTTTCCTCTTATGGAAATTAACGAAGGGAGATGTTTATGCTACTGATGTCTCAAATGCGGCGAGAACTTCTTTGTTCAATATATCAACCCTAGACTGGGACCAAGACCTGATCAAACTATTTGAATTAGAAAAGATTAACTTACCTGAAATTAAAAAAAACGCAGATGACTTTGGATCAACAACATTATTTGGCGGTGATATAAAGATTTCGGGTATGGCAGGAGATCAACAAGCAGCCTTATTTGGCCAGACATGTTTTGAGGCAGGAGATATAAAAAGCACTTATGGGACCGGATGTTTCTTAATTCTTAACACTGGTAACCAAATATTGAGGTCTCAAAATAAGCTTCTTACTACTATAGGCTATAAAATTGATCAAGAAGTTGTATATGCGTTGGAAGGAAGTATTTTTATTGCGGGTGCATTAATTCAATGGTTGAGAGATAAAATGAAGTTTTTTATATCCGCGCCTGAATCCGAAGGTTTAGCAAAAATTGCAAACGAAAATTCTGAATTAATTATCGTACCTTCATTTACTGGTTTAGGAGCTCCTTTTTGGAATCCCGACATTAAAGGCTCAATCCACGGAATTTCTTTAGATACGACTCAGCAAGATATTATCTTAGCCAGTTTAGAGGCGATAGCTTTTCAGTCAAAGGATCTTATAGAAGCTATCAAACAAGACGGAGCAGAGATTAATTCGATAAAAATTGATGGCGGCATGGCTAATAATGATTTTTTTGTTCAAATTCTGTCCGATGTTCTTGACTTAAGCGTGCAACGTCCAAAAAACATAGAAAGCACAGCACTGGGAGCTGCATTTTTTGCGGGAATAGGATCAGGCCATGTTAAATTTAATGAATTACCCGACATTTGGAAAAGGGATAAAATTTTCAATTCCGAGAAATCTTACGATGCCAAATACGCTTCTTACCTGAAAGCTCTTAATGCCTCAATTAATAAGTAA
- a CDS encoding ribonucleoside-diphosphate reductase subunit alpha, translating to MDVSERKEQEKNIDLSKDKLTSAVEPGTLRVIKRNGSVVDFDKSKIEVAITKAFLAVHTSAAAASSSVQQKVAQLSQNVYDTFSSRMPSGGTIHIEEIQDQVELALMRSEELKVARAYVLYRAERTKVRQEESSISQDEPKLSPSERTETIAKEACEGLAGTDAETILKEANKNLYEGASENEIKEALILSSRSLVEIEPNYTFATSRILLDNLRTEALSFLDISQNATQKEMEKLYPKSLEAFIKKAVTLELVNPELGKMDLKKLGKNLKPERDLQFSYLGLQTLYDRYFIHKNEIRFELPQIFFMRVAMGLAIEEKDREEKAIEFYDLLSSFDYMSSTPTLFNSGTIHSQLSSCYLTTVPDDLKGIYDALGDNAMLSKWAGGLGNDWTPVRGMGAHIKGTNGKSQGVVPFLKVVNDTAVAVNQGGKRKGAVCSYLETWHLDIEEFVELRKNTGDDRRRTHDMNTANWIPDLFMQRVMNGEKWTLFTPNETPDLHDLTGAAFKKRYEEYEKEAKEGKIDVSKEVEAEELWRKIISMLFETGHPWITFKDACNLRSPQQHTGVIHSSNLCTEITLNTSPDEIAVCNLGSINLPNHLNEEGNLDEKKIEKTINTAIRMLDNVIDINYYAVPQAKNSNLKHRPIGLGIMGFQDALYIKELPYSSEEAISFADESMEMVSYYAIKASSDLAVERKSYSSYEGSLWSKGILPLDSIEILKKDRGEEFIEVDTSSRLDWDGLRKIVKTQGMRNSNVMAIAPTATIANITGLTQSIEPTYSNLFVKSNLSGEFTIINMHLVDALKKVDMWDEVMVYDLKNLNGSLEEISRVPDQLKKIFATSFEVEPKWLIEAASRRQKWIDQSQSLNLYVSEPNGKKLDVMYKMAWLRGLKTTYYLRSRSATTSEKSTITNLELNAVNANQGSEAPEACSILDPDCEACQ from the coding sequence ATGGACGTTTCTGAAAGAAAAGAACAAGAAAAAAACATAGATTTAAGCAAAGATAAGCTTACCAGTGCTGTTGAGCCTGGAACGCTAAGAGTTATTAAGAGAAATGGTTCAGTTGTCGACTTTGATAAATCAAAAATAGAAGTAGCCATAACCAAGGCATTTCTTGCGGTTCATACCAGTGCTGCAGCTGCTTCCTCGAGTGTTCAACAAAAGGTTGCTCAGCTCTCCCAAAATGTTTACGACACCTTTTCTTCGAGAATGCCATCAGGAGGAACGATCCATATAGAAGAAATACAAGACCAAGTTGAATTGGCTCTTATGAGGTCGGAAGAGCTAAAAGTAGCTAGAGCTTATGTATTGTATAGAGCGGAAAGAACAAAAGTTAGGCAAGAAGAGTCAAGTATTTCACAGGATGAGCCAAAATTGAGTCCCTCTGAAAGGACAGAAACTATTGCTAAAGAGGCTTGTGAGGGTCTAGCTGGAACAGATGCTGAAACAATTTTAAAAGAAGCAAATAAGAATTTATACGAAGGAGCCTCGGAAAATGAAATAAAGGAAGCTCTAATTCTGTCGTCAAGATCATTAGTCGAGATAGAGCCAAACTACACTTTCGCGACTTCAAGAATTCTATTGGATAATTTAAGAACAGAGGCTTTATCCTTTCTAGATATTTCCCAGAATGCAACGCAAAAGGAAATGGAAAAACTATACCCCAAATCTCTTGAAGCCTTTATAAAAAAAGCCGTCACGCTAGAACTAGTTAATCCTGAATTAGGAAAAATGGATCTTAAAAAACTAGGAAAAAATTTAAAGCCTGAAAGAGATCTCCAATTTTCTTATCTTGGACTTCAAACTCTTTATGACAGGTACTTCATTCACAAAAACGAAATAAGATTTGAATTGCCTCAAATATTCTTTATGAGAGTGGCTATGGGGCTGGCCATTGAAGAAAAAGATAGAGAAGAAAAAGCAATAGAATTTTACGATCTTCTTTCATCTTTTGATTACATGAGCTCTACTCCTACCCTCTTTAATTCAGGAACGATTCATTCTCAACTATCTTCGTGTTACTTAACTACTGTGCCAGACGATTTAAAAGGAATTTATGATGCCCTCGGTGACAATGCAATGCTTTCAAAGTGGGCAGGAGGCCTCGGCAATGATTGGACTCCAGTTCGAGGTATGGGAGCCCATATCAAGGGTACTAACGGCAAATCTCAAGGAGTTGTACCCTTTTTGAAGGTAGTCAACGATACTGCCGTTGCTGTTAATCAGGGTGGAAAAAGGAAGGGAGCTGTTTGTTCCTATTTAGAGACTTGGCATCTTGACATAGAGGAATTTGTGGAGCTTCGAAAGAATACAGGTGACGACAGAAGAAGAACTCATGACATGAATACGGCAAATTGGATACCAGACTTATTCATGCAAAGAGTAATGAATGGTGAAAAATGGACTTTGTTCACTCCGAACGAAACTCCCGACTTACATGATTTAACCGGAGCAGCTTTCAAAAAAAGATACGAAGAATACGAAAAGGAGGCAAAAGAAGGAAAAATTGACGTTTCAAAAGAAGTGGAAGCAGAAGAATTGTGGAGGAAAATCATTTCAATGTTATTCGAGACAGGTCATCCATGGATAACTTTCAAAGATGCTTGCAATTTGAGATCGCCACAGCAACATACTGGAGTGATTCATTCATCTAATCTTTGTACCGAAATTACCTTAAACACCTCTCCGGATGAAATTGCTGTCTGCAATCTAGGGTCTATAAATTTACCGAATCACTTAAATGAAGAAGGTAACTTAGATGAAAAGAAAATAGAAAAAACAATAAATACCGCTATTAGAATGCTCGATAACGTTATTGACATAAATTATTACGCAGTACCTCAAGCAAAAAATTCAAATCTAAAACATAGGCCTATTGGATTGGGAATTATGGGCTTCCAAGATGCTCTTTATATAAAAGAACTCCCATATTCATCAGAAGAAGCTATTTCTTTTGCTGACGAATCAATGGAAATGGTTAGCTACTATGCAATTAAAGCGTCATCTGATTTAGCAGTTGAAAGAAAATCTTACTCTTCTTACGAAGGATCTCTATGGAGCAAAGGAATTCTTCCTTTAGATTCGATAGAAATCTTAAAAAAAGACAGAGGGGAAGAATTTATTGAAGTAGATACTTCTTCAAGATTAGACTGGGACGGGTTAAGAAAAATTGTAAAAACTCAAGGAATGAGGAACTCAAATGTCATGGCAATAGCGCCTACCGCAACAATAGCTAATATAACGGGCTTAACTCAATCAATTGAGCCCACCTATTCAAATCTATTCGTTAAATCGAACTTATCAGGCGAATTTACAATTATTAATATGCACTTGGTTGACGCTCTTAAAAAAGTAGACATGTGGGATGAAGTAATGGTTTACGATTTAAAGAATCTCAACGGAAGCTTAGAAGAAATAAGCAGAGTTCCAGATCAATTAAAAAAGATTTTCGCTACATCTTTTGAAGTAGAACCAAAATGGTTAATCGAGGCTGCATCTAGAAGACAGAAATGGATTGACCAAAGTCAATCTCTAAATTTATATGTATCAGAGCCAAATGGAAAAAAATTAGATGTAATGTACAAAATGGCTTGGTTAAGAGGCCTAAAAACTACTTACTATTTACGTTCAAGGAGTGCAACAACTTCTGAAAAATCAACAATAACTAACTTAGAGCTTAATGCAGTTAATGCAAATCAAGGATCGGAGGCTCCAGAAGCCTGCTCTATCCTCGACCCTGACTGTGAGGCTTGTCAATAA
- a CDS encoding ribonucleotide-diphosphate reductase subunit beta: MLSWDDFDDKEKIKEPVLAEKNLAEKKTDHVLEPPKVGKASQEKSMLSDLDSLDLEAGRAELEGASARVDVSEKKMINSRADVNQLVPFKYDWAWQKYLDGSANHWMPQEINMTADVALWKNQNGLTEDERRIVMRNLGFFSTADSLVANNIVLSVYKHITNPECRQYLLRQALEEAIHTHAYQYVIESLGMDEGEIFNMYKEIPSVAKKAAWALPFTKSLSDQSFETGTEENDKILLRNLIAFYCVLEGIFFYCGFTQILSMGNRNKMTGTAEQFQYILRDESMHVNFGIDMINQIKLENPHLWDEEMQKEAQTMILQGTQLEIEYAEDTMPKGILGMNSEMMAEYLRFIANRRLTQIGLEEAFPNASNPFPWMSEIMDLRKEKNFFETRVIEYQTGGALNWD; the protein is encoded by the coding sequence ATGTTATCTTGGGATGATTTCGATGATAAAGAAAAAATAAAAGAGCCGGTATTGGCTGAAAAAAATCTTGCTGAAAAAAAGACAGACCACGTCTTAGAGCCACCCAAAGTGGGAAAAGCATCACAAGAAAAATCGATGCTTTCTGACTTGGATTCCTTGGATTTAGAAGCAGGTAGAGCAGAATTGGAAGGAGCTTCTGCCAGAGTTGATGTTAGTGAAAAGAAAATGATAAATTCGAGAGCTGATGTTAATCAATTAGTTCCTTTCAAATACGATTGGGCTTGGCAGAAATACCTTGATGGCAGTGCAAATCACTGGATGCCTCAAGAAATAAATATGACTGCTGATGTAGCGCTTTGGAAGAACCAAAACGGCTTAACAGAAGACGAAAGAAGGATAGTCATGAGAAATCTAGGATTTTTCTCAACCGCAGATTCGCTCGTTGCTAACAATATCGTTCTTTCAGTTTATAAACACATAACAAATCCTGAATGTAGACAATATTTGCTTCGTCAAGCTTTAGAAGAAGCTATACATACTCATGCTTACCAATATGTGATTGAGTCTTTAGGTATGGATGAAGGCGAAATATTTAACATGTATAAAGAGATTCCCTCAGTAGCAAAGAAGGCTGCCTGGGCGCTTCCTTTTACAAAATCACTTTCGGATCAAAGTTTTGAAACTGGAACAGAGGAGAACGATAAAATTCTTCTAAGAAATCTTATTGCCTTTTATTGTGTATTAGAAGGTATTTTCTTTTACTGTGGTTTCACTCAAATTCTTTCTATGGGTAATAGAAATAAAATGACTGGAACAGCCGAACAATTTCAATACATTTTAAGAGATGAATCGATGCACGTTAATTTTGGCATAGACATGATTAATCAAATAAAACTTGAAAACCCCCACTTATGGGATGAAGAAATGCAAAAAGAAGCCCAAACAATGATTCTTCAGGGAACTCAGCTAGAAATAGAATATGCAGAAGATACTATGCCAAAAGGAATTCTAGGTATGAATTCGGAAATGATGGCTGAATATTTAAGATTTATCGCAAACAGAAGATTGACTCAAATTGGTTTAGAGGAAGCATTCCCTAACGCATCAAATCCTTTTCCATGGATGTCAGAAATAATGGACTTGAGAAAAGAGAAAAACTTCTTCGAAACCAGGGTAATCGAGTATCAAACAGGTGGAGCGCTCAACTGGGACTAA
- a CDS encoding sigma-70 family RNA polymerase sigma factor — translation MNSEKSLINLVKKGDKKAYNVLVLQYQDRLVYSVFKFLKDFELSQDIAQEAFVKAFKNIDKFRGDSSFYTWIYRIAINTAKNSLSSKARSSEIYDDDLMDLKLSESAITVDNPENILEADQLRTLMMDAIQNLPDDIRTTLSLREFDGLSYEEIADVQNCPIGTVRSRIHKGREILDKTFFKYNLSNLETNLL, via the coding sequence ATGAACTCAGAAAAAAGCCTTATAAATTTGGTCAAAAAGGGCGACAAAAAGGCCTACAACGTACTTGTTTTGCAGTATCAAGACAGGTTGGTATATTCTGTATTTAAATTTTTAAAAGATTTCGAATTATCTCAAGACATTGCACAAGAAGCTTTCGTAAAAGCTTTTAAAAATATAGATAAATTCCGCGGGGATAGTTCTTTCTATACTTGGATTTATAGAATCGCTATAAACACAGCTAAGAATTCTCTGTCTTCTAAAGCTAGAAGTTCTGAAATCTATGACGATGACTTAATGGACTTAAAACTTTCAGAGTCTGCTATTACAGTTGATAATCCAGAGAACATTTTAGAAGCTGACCAGTTACGTACTCTTATGATGGATGCCATTCAAAACCTTCCAGATGATATAAGAACGACTTTGAGTCTTAGAGAATTTGATGGATTAAGTTATGAGGAAATTGCTGATGTGCAAAATTGCCCCATTGGAACTGTTCGATCTAGAATCCACAAAGGTCGAGAGATACTTGATAAAACTTTTTTTAAATATAACCTGTCTAACTTGGAGACAAATCTACTATGA
- a CDS encoding SDR family oxidoreductase — protein MDKPVAIVTGASRGVGEAVAILLAEKGWNLTLTCSSSLKEAKKVAEKCNELGSETLVIAADVSNEEKCKDTVQSTLEKWDRLDSLINNAGTTVFNPHDKLDGLSTEDFIKIYKTNTVGPYMMIKESEEYLRKSSIASVVNIASIAGVIGVGSSVAYVASKGALVMMTKSLAKALGPIRINAICPGFIEGEWLRSGLGDEAYDFTKNAIEASTPLSMVCNPEKVAKGVWFFIEDAVATTGETLVLDGGFHLK, from the coding sequence ATGGATAAACCAGTTGCCATAGTTACGGGTGCCAGCAGAGGGGTAGGCGAAGCAGTTGCAATTTTACTTGCAGAAAAAGGATGGAACCTAACTTTGACTTGCTCAAGTTCACTGAAAGAGGCAAAAAAAGTAGCAGAAAAATGTAATGAATTAGGTTCAGAGACTTTAGTTATCGCAGCCGACGTATCAAACGAAGAAAAGTGTAAAGATACAGTGCAAAGTACTTTGGAAAAATGGGATAGATTGGATTCCTTAATTAATAATGCTGGCACAACAGTCTTTAATCCCCACGATAAACTTGATGGGCTGAGCACCGAAGACTTTATAAAAATTTATAAAACCAATACTGTTGGTCCTTATATGATGATTAAAGAATCAGAAGAATATTTAAGGAAAAGTTCTATCGCATCAGTTGTAAATATTGCTTCAATAGCTGGAGTAATTGGTGTGGGAAGTTCAGTAGCATATGTAGCTTCTAAAGGCGCTTTGGTTATGATGACGAAGTCTCTTGCAAAGGCACTTGGTCCAATCAGAATTAATGCAATTTGCCCTGGATTCATTGAAGGTGAGTGGCTGAGATCAGGTCTTGGAGACGAAGCCTATGATTTTACAAAAAATGCTATTGAGGCTAGCACACCTTTAAGCATGGTTTGTAATCCTGAGAAGGTAGCCAAGGGTGTTTGGTTTTTTATAGAAGACGCAGTTGCAACCACAGGTGAAACTTTGGTTCTGGATGGTGGATTCCACTTGAAATAA
- the argF gene encoding ornithine carbamoyltransferase, whose amino-acid sequence MSPKHFLNFHNFSKEELTSIINRGLELKSLDKLPNSLDNKSLGLVFEKPSTRTRVSFEIGMQKLGGNSIFLSNSELQMSRGEPVSDTAKVLSSMLDAIVIRTASHELLEIFSQNSSVPVINGLSDLYHPCQILADLMTFKECLGNLDVSKVAWIGDSNNVCNSYIEAASLFNFSLNIFCPKGFEPNPEIIKKQKNNLTLTKTKEEALKGAKIVTTDVWTSMHSEKQTREKLKIFEGYSIDPSCMELADSKAIFLHCLPAHRGEEVSIDMLDHDKSKVWSQAENRLHVQQALLEYLLIN is encoded by the coding sequence ATGTCACCAAAACATTTTTTAAATTTCCATAACTTTTCAAAGGAAGAGCTCACTTCAATTATTAATAGAGGTTTGGAATTAAAATCTTTGGACAAATTACCTAATTCTTTGGACAACAAGTCCCTTGGTTTAGTTTTTGAGAAACCCTCTACTCGCACTAGAGTCTCATTTGAAATTGGTATGCAAAAGCTTGGAGGAAATTCTATTTTTCTATCTAATTCAGAGTTGCAAATGTCCAGAGGCGAACCAGTTTCAGATACAGCTAAAGTCCTATCTTCGATGCTTGACGCAATTGTTATCAGAACAGCCAGCCATGAATTGCTTGAGATTTTTAGCCAAAACTCCTCTGTGCCAGTTATTAATGGTCTCAGCGACCTCTATCATCCTTGTCAAATTTTAGCTGACCTAATGACTTTTAAGGAATGTCTGGGAAACCTAGATGTTTCAAAAGTGGCATGGATAGGTGATAGCAACAACGTTTGCAATTCTTATATAGAAGCTGCGAGTTTATTTAACTTTTCGTTAAATATCTTTTGTCCAAAAGGCTTTGAACCAAATCCAGAAATTATAAAAAAACAAAAAAACAACTTAACCCTAACAAAAACTAAAGAGGAAGCTCTAAAAGGAGCAAAAATTGTTACCACAGATGTATGGACGTCTATGCACTCTGAGAAACAAACTCGTGAAAAACTAAAAATATTTGAAGGCTATTCTATCGACCCATCCTGCATGGAATTAGCTGATTCAAAAGCTATTTTTCTTCATTGTCTCCCTGCCCATCGAGGAGAAGAAGTGTCAATTGATATGTTAGACCATGATAAAAGTAAAGTATGGTCTCAAGCAGAGAACAGACTCCACGTACAGCAAGCATTACTCGAGTATTTACTTATTAATTGA